Proteins found in one Anopheles aquasalis chromosome 3, idAnoAquaMG_Q_19, whole genome shotgun sequence genomic segment:
- the LOC126579275 gene encoding amyloid protein-binding protein 2-like — protein sequence MRSVARFWPLADVHLERRGDDDDGDDATVAADRASASKPRTLYRCTLEALVRHYSNNPRSSGYRAAVQCLPLAVRLEVLEDMCDYPHLLDEQQELLSDPVLISEALRQLPADRTKLVRCFQWLECNRRPVTDRLCQRFQRACVKLQVGNEDRERDGIRRGLTIAGFLTETGWLREAIKILRTACLLAKTGSEVELEVLRQLLRAQSLGAKGIEARQTCHRLTATVVRYPHLLRPPQQTPSCYDGMQCRNDVAVGTYLALSLYELEMREITLSYHYAVMALEMLTDCSPGRLIVDVCRQLAKACLTRKQYARTGLLMRQAIAWARNCYGKGSAQYAETLEDYAMYLLARNAVTESVGVFAEAQHIYLRLYGPRNLLLAHAQGNLVFGLCLQAYVHEQRERAVQHVENSMANFERILPHDHRLLVQGRRLRSSMDLLLFDVTDGTGRRGGGGGDGPSQEEKPQAVEQELKLDKVGDGPLAVHVLRRSFYLGPGC from the coding sequence ATGAGAAGCGTGGCCAGGTTTTGGCCGTTGGCCGATGTGCACCTGGAACGacgtggcgacgacgacgacggcgacgacgccaCAGTGGCAGCAGACAGGGCCTCGGCGAGTAAACCGCGAACGTTGTACCGGTGCACGCTCGAGGCGCTGGTACGGCACTACTCCAACAATCCACGCTCCAGCGGGTATCGGGCAGCTGTGCAGTGTCTGCCGCTTGCCGTACGGCTCGAGGTACTGGAGGACATGTGCGATTACCCGCATCTGCtcgatgagcagcaggagctactgTCGGATCCGGTGTTGATCAGTGAAGCGTTGCGGCAGTTGCCCGCTGATCGGACCAAGCTGGTGCGCTGTTTCCAGTGGTTGGAGTGCAATCGACGGCCGGTAACGGATCGGCTCTGCCAGCGGTTTCAGCGTGCTTGTGTAAAGTTACAGGTCGGTAATGAGGATCGTGAACGTGATGGTATCCGCCGTGGTCTGACCATTGCCGGGTTTCTCACCGAAACCGGTTGGCTGAGGGAAGCCATCAAGATCCTGCGTACCGCCTGTCTGTTGGCCAAGACGGGATCGGAAGTGGAGCTGGAAGTGCTCCGGCAACTACTCCGTGCCCAATCACTCGGTGCGAAAGGGATCGAAGCTCGCCAAACGTGCCACCGGTTAACGGCGACGGTGGTAAGGTATCCGCATCTACTCCGACCACCACAACAGACGCCATCTTGTTATGACGGCATGCAGTGCCGGAATGATGTGGCCGTCGGTACGTACCTGGCGCTATCGCTGTACGAGCTGGAGATGCGCGAGATCACGCTCAGCTACCATTACGCGGTGATGGCGCTTGAGATGCTGACCGATTGCTCCCCGGGGCGGTTGATCGTTGACGTTTGTCGGCAGCTAGCGAAGGCCTGCCTTACTCGTAAGCAGTACGCACGGACGGGCCTTCTCATGCGCCAAGCCATCGCTTGGGCACGGAACTGTTACGGTAAAGGGAGCGCACAGTACGCGGAAACGCTCGAGGACTACGCGATGTACCTGCTGGCGCGGAATGCCGTCACGGAGAGTGTCGGTGTGTTCGCCGAAGCGCAGCACATCTACCTGCGGCTGTACGGACCGCGGAACTTGCTGTTGGCCCATGCCCAGGGCAACCTAGTGTTTGGGTTGTGTCTGCAGGCGTACGTGCATGAGCAGCGGGAACGGGCCGTGCAGCATGTCGAGAACTCGATGGCTAACTTTGAGCGGATACTGCCCCATGACCATCGGTTGTTGGTGCAAGGGCGACGGTTGCGCTCCTCGATGGACCTGTTGCTGTTCGATGTGACCGATGGAACGggcagaagaggaggaggaggaggtgatggTCCTTCGCAGGAGGAGAAACCACAAGcggtggagcaggagctgaagcTGGATAAGGTGGGCGATGGTCCTCTGGCGGTGCACGTACTTCGGCGATCGTTCTACCTCGGTCCGGGCTGTTGA